A genomic window from Pseudomonas alcaligenes includes:
- a CDS encoding GDP-mannose 4,6-dehydratase gives MKRLLATGLSGFVGRHLSHCLNSGDTGWQLIAPQPHDLLEPATLDCWLAEDCPDAVIHLAGQALVPEAFRDPQRTLQVNVLGTLNLLQALKRRGFSGAFLYVSSGDVYGQVAEQVLPITEECVAHPRNPYAVSKLSGELLCEQWSYCESWRIMAARPFNHIGPGQAAGFVVPGVARQLAEIRIGLREAVLNVGDIDVTRDFLDVQDVISAYLAMLEHGRSGQIYNVCSGVERSVRGMIELMVEMSGLQVEIRQDPTSFRKAEQRRVVGCANKLNKETGWKPGISITETLQSVMSDWEARVVEK, from the coding sequence ATGAAAAGACTCCTTGCCACCGGGTTGAGTGGTTTCGTCGGCCGCCATTTGTCGCATTGCCTGAATTCGGGCGATACCGGCTGGCAGCTGATCGCACCGCAGCCCCATGATCTTTTGGAGCCCGCGACCCTGGACTGCTGGTTGGCTGAGGATTGTCCTGATGCAGTCATTCATCTGGCAGGGCAGGCTCTCGTGCCGGAGGCCTTCCGCGACCCGCAGCGTACCCTGCAGGTCAATGTGCTAGGTACTCTGAATCTGCTGCAGGCCCTGAAAAGGCGTGGCTTTTCCGGTGCGTTTCTGTATGTCAGCAGTGGAGACGTCTATGGCCAGGTCGCTGAGCAGGTGCTTCCTATCACCGAAGAATGCGTGGCCCATCCGCGAAATCCTTATGCAGTGAGTAAGCTGTCTGGCGAGCTGTTGTGCGAGCAATGGAGTTATTGCGAGAGCTGGCGCATCATGGCTGCCCGGCCATTCAACCACATCGGGCCTGGACAAGCGGCTGGCTTTGTCGTGCCCGGGGTCGCTCGGCAACTGGCGGAAATCAGAATTGGCTTGCGGGAAGCTGTGCTGAACGTCGGCGATATCGATGTGACTCGAGACTTTCTTGACGTTCAGGATGTGATTTCCGCGTACTTGGCGATGCTCGAGCATGGTCGCAGTGGTCAGATATATAACGTCTGTTCCGGTGTGGAGCGCTCGGTGCGCGGAATGATCGAGTTGATGGTCGAGATGAGCGGATTGCAGGTGGAGATTCGTCAGGACCCAACCAGCTTCCGCAAGGCCGAGCAGCGTCGTGTCGTGGGTTGTGCCAACAAGCTGAATAAAGAGACTGGATGGAAACCCGGCATTTCAATCACGGAAACCCTGCAGAGCGTAATGTCTGACTGGGAAGCTAGAGTAGTAGAAAAATGA
- a CDS encoding class I SAM-dependent methyltransferase encodes MIGLRDMVLSGWMNQDSGELMTGFPVGAGDVLLDIGCGEGGYALFGARRGASIILADLDAPKLEVARQRLEKAGAQQVRALVTDADPIPLPDASVSRVVAMEVLEHVEDPERFIAELVRVAKPGALLLLTVPDELNEGVQQQVAPPIYFEHPNHIRIFKRGELARLAIGAGLSIEHETQYGFYHAIWWSFFWACENQSLTPPWHPLLEQWANTWATLLSLPDGLRIKQALDETLPKSQVLVARKP; translated from the coding sequence ATGATCGGCCTCAGGGACATGGTCCTGAGCGGCTGGATGAATCAGGACAGTGGTGAGCTGATGACCGGTTTTCCGGTCGGCGCTGGCGACGTTCTGCTCGATATCGGTTGCGGCGAAGGCGGCTATGCGCTGTTTGGTGCCAGGCGTGGGGCCTCTATCATCCTGGCCGATCTGGATGCCCCCAAGCTCGAGGTCGCCCGTCAGCGTCTGGAGAAGGCGGGTGCGCAGCAGGTCAGGGCGCTGGTGACCGATGCCGATCCCATTCCGTTGCCTGATGCCAGTGTCAGTCGTGTCGTGGCTATGGAGGTGCTCGAGCATGTCGAGGACCCTGAGCGCTTCATCGCCGAGCTGGTTCGCGTTGCCAAGCCCGGTGCGCTGTTGCTGCTGACCGTGCCCGATGAGCTGAACGAAGGTGTTCAGCAGCAGGTGGCTCCGCCTATCTACTTCGAGCACCCCAATCACATCCGAATTTTCAAGCGTGGCGAGCTGGCCCGCTTGGCGATCGGCGCCGGTCTCAGCATTGAGCATGAAACCCAGTACGGCTTTTACCATGCCATATGGTGGTCTTTCTTCTGGGCCTGCGAGAATCAGTCGCTGACTCCGCCTTGGCATCCACTGCTCGAGCAGTGGGCTAACACTTGGGCAACCTTGCTGAGCCTGCCGGATGGGTTGCGCATCAAGCAGGCACTGGACGAGACCTTGCCGAAAAGCCAGGTTTTGGTCGCACGCAAGCCCTGA
- a CDS encoding class I SAM-dependent methyltransferase — protein sequence MLETLRRLLSRASLPQPASALQETPPAAPERTEAYLSGWFRRDSGELFEGFPVGAEDTVLDIGCGDGPFARFCAERGAEVIFADIDPAKVAAVEALLQNSPARAVTPLVTNADPIPLPDARANKIVAMEVLEHVADPTLFMRELVRVAQPGAQFLLTVPAPLGESVQQKLAPASYFEHPNHIRVFSAEAFEQLVVEAGLIVERKTSYGFYWSVWWCLFWACKQELSPPWHPLLESWNQTWNQLLALPDGPRIKAALDQTMPKSQAIIARKPL from the coding sequence ATGCTGGAAACACTAAGACGTTTGCTCTCCCGTGCCTCCTTGCCACAGCCTGCCAGCGCTCTTCAGGAAACTCCGCCCGCTGCACCCGAGCGCACCGAGGCTTACCTCAGCGGCTGGTTTCGACGTGATAGCGGTGAGCTCTTCGAAGGGTTTCCCGTAGGCGCCGAGGATACCGTTCTGGATATCGGTTGTGGGGATGGTCCTTTTGCCCGCTTCTGTGCCGAACGTGGAGCCGAGGTCATCTTCGCTGACATTGATCCGGCCAAGGTCGCTGCAGTAGAGGCCTTGCTGCAGAACTCCCCGGCGCGCGCTGTGACGCCGCTGGTGACGAACGCGGACCCGATTCCGCTGCCGGATGCCCGTGCCAACAAGATCGTGGCCATGGAGGTTCTGGAGCATGTGGCGGATCCCACCCTGTTCATGCGCGAGCTGGTGCGGGTCGCTCAGCCAGGGGCGCAGTTCCTGCTGACCGTGCCTGCACCGCTTGGTGAAAGCGTGCAGCAGAAGCTGGCGCCGGCGTCCTACTTTGAACACCCTAATCACATTCGTGTCTTTTCCGCCGAGGCCTTCGAGCAGTTGGTCGTGGAGGCAGGGCTGATCGTTGAGCGCAAAACCAGTTATGGCTTCTACTGGAGCGTCTGGTGGTGCCTGTTCTGGGCTTGCAAACAGGAGCTTTCACCGCCCTGGCATCCGTTGCTGGAGAGCTGGAATCAGACCTGGAATCAGCTGCTGGCCCTTCCGGATGGGCCGCGGATCAAGGCGGCTCTCGACCAGACCATGCCCAAGAGCCAGGCGATCATCGCGCGCAAACCATTGTAG